The genomic stretch GAGCATTCTATATTTCCCTTTACAATTCTGGTCTGTACCAGGAAGAATGAAGGATTGTGCTGTTATTCCCAGTGAATGAACCTCCCCACATTAATGCAGCTCTGTGCTATGTGGGTTAAGGCAGGTGCCCACAGGATATTTGTTCAAACACCTCATCAAAGAGGGCTAGCAGGGGGCTCAGTATTCCCTTAGCCAGAAAATTTCCTTGGCATTCTGTGCCATAAAATTTCCTCAGACTGAAATCAAAGTCATGATGGGAACTTTACGTGGGGAATGAGGATTTGAATCAAGGAGAATTTACCAACTGCAACTCCCGAGGCCAGGCAGGATGGGGAACTTTTTAACAGGTGCCCAACTTCAGGCAATGGTGTGACacccccctctctctctcctttgcAAACTCAGAGATGGccatgccagggctgcagaTCAAGGACTGCACTAACACAGCGAGCACCCCAACCTTCTACAAAGCTGGCTTTTCCTGGGATGCTTTCCACATGCCATACAGCTACCAGCAGATGTCTTCCAGCATGCAgtcagccctgctggagcaccCTGTGAGCCTCTATGGGAgccacctcctgcccagcaccGAGCCCCCCCTGGATTACAGCCTGCATTATTCCTCAGACATGGAGACCTTCCACTGTGTGAAGTGCAACAAGGTGTGTGTTGGATAAGAGCCTCTGGGATGGGGAGGGCCTTTTCATGGCACACATGAAGTATGAAACCCATTCTTCATTTGGGCACACCAAAGTGTGCCTCAGAACAGGGCCTGCAGTCAGGAGAACAAGGCTGTGGGAATGCTGCAGTTCACATGAGCTCTCACAGAGGGGAGAATTAAATAAAGAGAAGGAATTGAAAACAGAGATGGAGATGCAGCCACCTCATGTCAGAAAATCACAGGGATTTTGTTTTGCAGGTGTTCTCCACTCCCCATGGACTGGAGGTCCATGTCCGAAGGTCTCACAGCGGGACCCGTCCCTTTGCTTGTGAAGTGTGTGGCAAAACCTTTGGGCACGCTGtgagcctggagcagcacacCAACATCCACTCCCAGGTGGGTGGCATGGTTCCAGAGAACCAGCTCTGGACCTCACCTCTTGCTTAACCCATTACAGAGGAAGTGACACTTCCTAGGTTACAAACACGATGCTTTTCCTGTGGCTCGCAGTGACAAGGACAGGAGCTCTGAAAACCACAGGCCATAGCTCTTGGTCTCACAAATCTCAGCCTGCCCTTCAGAATTCCTTGGAAGGCAAGGGAGGATCATTGCTACTCGCTCTTCTGTGCCTCACCTCCTGCTAAagggtgcaggagctgggatcacAAGATGTGATCCATTTCCATAATTAACCCTCCCTGCGTTCCCTTTGTGCTGCACCCAGCATTATCAGTCCACGAGCCAAGGAGATTTGCTTATCAAATCTACAATTCTCATCACTCTTCAAGCTCTGTCACATGTCTTGCAGCCTCAGACATCCCATGATTTTCCTTCCCCAACAGGAAAGAAGCTTTGAGTGCAAGATGTGTGGGAAGACATTCAAACGTTCCTCCACCCTCTCCACTCACCTGCTGATccactcggacacgcggccctACCCCTGCCAGTACTGCGGGAAGCGCTTCCACCAGAAGTCAGACATGAAGAAGCACACCTACATCCACACAGGTGAGAAACCAAATATTCCATGAGAAAACCAAAATTAGAGCTGATGTACACACCCAGGCCCCAGACACAGAGGTATTAGACTGGGGATAAGTGTGCAGAGGCACTGCAAAGTCATTATTCCACGTGGGGTGagacagcaggaggctggagcaCATCTGCCTGACAAGGAGGTGGTTATTGGCCAGCCTGTGAGGACTGTCCCTGGTTCTTCTGGATCTCAATCCAGACACATcaccaggagagctgggctggcagcaccctGTTGCCCAAGCAGGTCCAACTCTGCTAAAGTGCATTTCTGTCTCTCTTGGTTCACCTGTTAAacaaagtgggtttttttttaccattttctgtgtcctgcaggggagaagccccacaaatGCCAGGTGTGTGGCAAAgccttcagccagagctccaaCCTGATCACCCACAGCCGCAAGCACACGGGCTTCAAACCCTTCAGCTGTGAGCTCTGTGCCAAGGGCTTCCAGCGCAAGGTGGATCTGCGCAGGCACCGCGAgacccagcacagcctcaagTGAGGGGTCTCTCCTGGAGCTCCACCTTCAAGACTGTCCCCAGCACCTCCATCCAGCTCATAAAGCTCCCATGGTATCCTGTAttcccctggggaatggccaaATCGTGCATTGGCTTTGGTGTTTGGCACCACGGGGCCTTGCACATCCCAAAGAAACCTGTGGGAGCTTTCACTTTTGATTGCAACAGGTACCAACCCAGATCTGCTCAAGTGTAAATCCAGAGGAATTCCTCCAAGGTCACTGTTACTCTGGCTTTACACCAGGAGCAGGATCCAGTTTGTCaggctgcccagctgggaggaggggactcctgggctggtggcagcaACAATCTGTACAAAGCTGGTGCTGTAACCATGTTCTGCTCTGATGGTTGGGAAGATAAACCCAGGGCATGCAAATAGATTGCATTCAGTCAGCTGTGTTCAACCTGGACAGGCCTTCTGCAGAGACTTGCCCAGGCCATAAATTCTGCCAACAGACACCTTAAAGTAATTTCTTTCAGCAGAGCATTTACTGTGATCAAATGACAAGTTAACTGTGCTGTATTTTTAGCTTGGAGTGGGAGGAAAATACTGAAGAAACAGCTCCTATCCCTAGCAGATAACAGGGGTCTCTAAATACATTCCTCAGACACACCATGCTGCAGAGATCCCAAGCAGGCTCCAGGAAGAGCCAGACCACAGCACCAGGCAGGAGCTAATGATCCCCATGTCTTGGTACAATGGGAGAGTCTTGGAATCAGGGCTGGTGTGTCCCACAATAATTCCCTGCATGCTGCACATGCCAGCTTGGAGCTGTCCTGAGCAATCCTGAGTCACTGCCTGGGCAGGAGTGACCCTGGATATCGATGTCAAGGGTCAGAGTTCTGCTTGCCAGGCACTCTCCTCAAGGAGGAAGTGACTGAGCCTGTACATGTTGGCAGAGCATGCAAGTACCTCACAAGTATTATACAAAGAGAGCAGTGGTATTTCCTCCTTTTGCCAGGTCTAGGGGTTGAAGCAAAGCACTGGAGCAAGTAAAGAACCAGTTTCCCTCCAAGCTCTGCCAAATTCTCTCTCTATAACCTTTGGCAAGGCACTGCACTGGGCTTTTGTTTTTCCACCCCTCCTGGTAGAGCAGGGCCATTCACTCAGGTTTGTGGAGTCCCCTGAGTTCTTAACAGGAAGGACAAAGTATTATTATAACATAATTATAACACAGACAAGTGTTTTCAGTTAATTGGGGCATTGTAGCAGCACGTGGCTCACTCCATAACTGCATCCCTGAACATACAGCCTTGGACAATGACACCAGTGGGAATTACCCTGGGAACAGGCTGGGGCCATTTCACTCCAGAGGCCTATGAAGGAGTGCCCATCATgggcaaagaaaaaattatccAAGTGGAAAATTCATGTATTACCAGGAGAAAACTGTCCTCAGTTCTGCTGCTGTAAATCCCAACTTATTCTATTAAGACCTAAAATGTTCTTGTCCCTTTTATGCTGTGCCTAAGCTGTAAGTCATTAATATGTACATGGAAGCTCAAACCCAGAGTCTGTACTCCTGGCTTTACTTGTACActgtaaatatgtatttatactTATTCTAATGGATATTTTTATTGCACTATACCAGACAGTGACATGTACAGGCCTGCTGGGATTTATCTGATAAATCTGTTCCTTCTTAGTAACTGGGTTAACACAGTGTATTTCATGTTCAAAACACTCATTTAAAGAATGGCTCACACCTGACTCTGGGGACACAGGCAGTGGGGATGGGGTGCAAAAGGAGTCTAGGATTGCTCTTTATGGTTTGAATGGGAATAAAGATGGAAATTCACATGCAGGAAAGGGCACCCATTAGAGAGATTTCATCCTGGAGACAGATTGgtgcagagccagctctgcagagcaggagggcacaCCAGGTACATGGAATGTCTGTCCAACAGACAGTGCCaaagcccccaaaaatccctgctgTCCTTCCCTGAGCCATTCTGGGGAAGGTGCATAACCTGTGATGGAactgctccccagccccacacacacCTGTGAACACCCACACATGCACAAGCCTTGCTCAAGGTAAAGTCACTTCAGCTTATTAAAATTACTGCCCAAAATGCAAACTGTGTTTGTTATTCCCCTTGTCCTCCACTAATCTGCAAACAGAAATATTCAAAGAGGGTGTTAGTATCTGGACTGCTCAGGAGCAAAACCACAGAGGCACACCAGCACAGACTTCCTTGGGAACAGCAGAGGTGACCGATTCATGTAAAGCttcccaattttggccatttggagTCAAGTGCTGGCACACATCAATTGGGAGAGTGCCTGTGACCActcacaaaaccaaacccaacagcTGGTTCTTCTGAGCCTCGTGAAGAAGAGCTGCTGTATCCATTAGATTTTCATTCCTGTCCTTGATTTCCAAGGTACAGACGAGCTAAAACCTTCAATGGACAGCTGGGATCTTCTCTCCTGTGTGCTCCTACAGCTTCTCCCTCCAAACACAGCACATATCACCCCAGTCCTGTCTGCTGTTTCCTCAGCACTCCAGGGTGGGTTACTGAGCCCAGACATTGCTGAAGAGCAGCTACACTGGAGGAGGCAGTGCCAGGAGAGAACTGGAGTTGTTAACACTTAGCAATCTTAACAATCTCCCAGGAGATCCAGGGATGGCTTTGGCTGGATGGGCAGTGAGGGGAGGAGCACActggggtggctgcaggcagtgctgcagagctctggagagcacagctgtggccagagcagggcagggggtccAGGCTGACCCATCCCCACAGGCtcaggcagtgcaggggggcACTGGCAAAGGCACCAGTGAGCCACAGACAGGAGGTGACAAAAGGGAGGAGAGGACAGGGAATTAACTTGCAATGTTTTTCACTAAGATACTACAGTTTCTTCCCCTTGAGTAATGAGTTGCCACTTTAAAAATCACCTAATGCCCAACCCCTGGCATGGCTTGAGGCCTGTGGATGCCAGCAGcccaaaggaaaaacaaagcagagccccagtgccccctcttctctcccagcacagcaccagccaTGGGCTGCCCTGATCCTTGGAGCTGCTGAATCTGCACCACAGGCACCCAAGGATGCTCAGCACCCCTCAGGACCAGGCCATGGCTGTCACCAACTCCAAACACACCTGGCCTTGCTCTCCAAACATGCAAATCCTCCTCAGTTCTGATCACTCTGGTCCAGCCCCTTTCTCACCACCTCCCCTTGCATCACAAACATTCTGGTCAGTCAGTCAAGGAAACAGATagcaaaaagcaaaatctcaACTCATCTCTGTGGCTGAAGAAAGAGCTGATTGTTTTTGTCTCTCTTTGAGCCTGCTCTGTATCCTGTACTTCCCCAGTCCCCTTCACAACTTCTTCCCTTTATTGccagggaaaaataaatcctgGTCTCTGGGCTGTTTTGTTTAACAAATGAGGGACATGCAAAGCACTAACCCCGGGCATTGTCAGGAGGAGAGAGGTGCCTCTGTGTCTTCCAGACAGCCTTGAggcactgagagcagcagccccggAGAGCTGTGATTAAGGGTGGATTTCAGTTTGGACACAGGATGAATCTGTCTCCCTAATGAGGACAGAgccaggggacacctgcaggaagcagagggctgt from Agelaius phoeniceus isolate bAgePho1 chromosome 21, bAgePho1.hap1, whole genome shotgun sequence encodes the following:
- the GFI1B gene encoding zinc finger protein Gfi-1b isoform X2, giving the protein MPRSFLVKSKKAHTYHQPRCVEDDLPVLPWGPVPSAFTATGDRTPEDNKKQDLGCVVPKQEKDPPELKEESVPVQYLSRMLPGPSAQEMAMPGLQIKDCTNTASTPTFYKAGFSWDAFHMPYSYQQMSSSMQSALLEHPVSLYGSHLLPSTEPPLDYSLHYSSDMETFHCVKCNKVFSTPHGLEVHVRRSHSGTRPFACEVCGKTFGHAVSLEQHTNIHSQERSFECKMCGKTFKRSSTLSTHLLIHSDTRPYPCQYCGKRFHQKSDMKKHTYIHTGEKPHKCQVCGKAFSQSSNLITHSRKHTGFKPFSCELCAKGFQRKVDLRRHRETQHSLK
- the GFI1B gene encoding zinc finger protein Gfi-1b isoform X1; translation: MPATDSFEGEWKMPRSFLVKSKKAHTYHQPRCVEDDLPVLPWGPVPSAFTATGDRTPEDNKKQDLGCVVPKQEKDPPELKEESVPVQYLSRMLPGPSAQEMAMPGLQIKDCTNTASTPTFYKAGFSWDAFHMPYSYQQMSSSMQSALLEHPVSLYGSHLLPSTEPPLDYSLHYSSDMETFHCVKCNKVFSTPHGLEVHVRRSHSGTRPFACEVCGKTFGHAVSLEQHTNIHSQERSFECKMCGKTFKRSSTLSTHLLIHSDTRPYPCQYCGKRFHQKSDMKKHTYIHTGEKPHKCQVCGKAFSQSSNLITHSRKHTGFKPFSCELCAKGFQRKVDLRRHRETQHSLK